A portion of the Thermotoga sp. genome contains these proteins:
- the raiA gene encoding ribosome-associated translation inhibitor RaiA: MDYRITGKGVEVSDAIKNYLEKRLDKVDRVIYDDELVSFNVRIEKDGKNQYVVKFNMNLKGNIINVEERHPDIYTAIDFASDALEKQVKRLKEKTKNHDHRKSVPVEKPLEEPGEFSPSDRISSVKRVSLLNMDLDEAVMQM, translated from the coding sequence ATGGATTACAGAATAACAGGAAAAGGTGTGGAGGTCTCAGATGCCATCAAGAATTATCTTGAAAAACGTCTCGATAAAGTGGACAGAGTGATCTACGATGACGAGCTGGTTTCATTCAACGTCAGGATAGAAAAAGACGGAAAAAACCAGTACGTTGTGAAATTCAACATGAATTTGAAGGGAAACATCATAAACGTGGAAGAAAGACATCCAGACATTTACACGGCGATAGATTTTGCATCCGATGCTCTGGAAAAACAAGTGAAAAGATTGAAAGAGAAAACAAAGAACCACGATCACAGAAAATCAGTGCCGGTTGAAAAGCCCCTTGAGGAACCTGGAGAATTTTCCCCTTCCGACAGGATCTCTTCGGTGAAAAGAGTTTCTCTGCTCAACATGGATCTTGATGAAGCGGTCATGCAGATG